One Pecten maximus chromosome 16, xPecMax1.1, whole genome shotgun sequence DNA window includes the following coding sequences:
- the LOC117344699 gene encoding uncharacterized protein LOC117344699: protein MPVYNKSSTKKRPAGTPSRALGQRKRRRPARLQTEGNTEPEPEPQQETGLEPEPESDNVTGEQARAPVENDVWIVGSSIIYWAQRMSVKLLDSHLKLRHRGVFVRWSGHRGMSWFQLLDVIKDQLSLKPPPDFLILHTGVNQKEASKKKRTLNYGYP, encoded by the exons ATGCCAGTGTATAACAAATCGTCCACTAAGAAGAGGCCTGCAGGGACTCCCTCTAGAGCGTTGGGTCAGAGAAAGAGAAGGAGGCCAGCACGTCTCCAGACGGAAGGAAACACAGAGCCGGAGCCGGAACCTCAGCAGGAGACGGGGCTAGAGCCGGAGCCGGAGTCGGACAATGTCACGGGGGAACAGGCACGGGCGCCCGTTGAGAATG ATGTATGGATAGTTGGTTCATCGATAATATACTGGGCACAACGGATGTCTGTGAAGCTGCTGGACAGCCATTTGAAGCTTAGACACAGAGGCGTTTTCGTGCGATGGTCGGGGCACAGGGGAATGTCTTGGTTTCAGCTATTGGATGTTATTAAGGACCAGCTGTCACTAAAGCCTCCACCAGATTTTCTAATACTTCATACTGGAG TTAATCAAAAAGAAGCCAGTAAAAAGAAACGTACcttgaattatggatatccataa